One genomic window of Leishmania major strain Friedlin complete genome, chromosome 15 includes the following:
- a CDS encoding histone H4: MAKGKRSTDAKGSQRRQKKVLRDNIRGITRGSVRRMARRGGVKRISSEVYEEVRRVLKAYVEDIVRCSTAYTEYARKKTVTACDVVNALRKQGHILYGYA, from the coding sequence ATGGCCAAGGGCAAGCGCTCCACTGATGCCAAGGGCAGCCAGAGGCGCcagaagaaggtgctgcgcgacaacATCCGCGGCATCACTCGCGGCAGCGTCCGCCGCatggcgcgccgcggtggcgtgaAGCGCATCTCGAGCGAGGTGTACGAAGAGGTGCGCCGTGTGCTGAAGGCCTACGTGGAGGACattgtgcgctgcagcacagcctACACCGAGTACGCGCGCAAGAAGACCGTGACAGCGTGCGATGTTGTGAacgcgctgcgcaagcaAGGCCACATCCTGTACGGCTACGCGTAA